A genomic window from Flavobacterium azooxidireducens includes:
- a CDS encoding ABC transporter ATPase, producing MYIPFENLPEESRIWIYQSNRKFSDEEVAEIENDLQAFVEEWAAHGTSLEASFITKYNRFIILAVNQDVQQATGCSIDKSVEFIQSLEQKYKVDLLDKMNVTYKQGEFLTHKSLLDFKRMAKEKAVSANTIVFNNLVNTIEEWKESWEVPAEDSWHSRFF from the coding sequence ATGTATATCCCTTTTGAAAATCTTCCCGAAGAATCCAGAATTTGGATTTATCAATCCAACCGAAAATTTTCGGATGAAGAAGTTGCTGAAATAGAAAATGATCTTCAAGCTTTTGTTGAAGAGTGGGCTGCTCACGGAACATCGTTAGAAGCTTCATTCATTACAAAATATAATCGTTTTATTATTCTTGCGGTTAATCAGGATGTGCAACAAGCAACCGGATGTTCGATTGACAAATCGGTTGAATTTATTCAATCATTAGAACAAAAATACAAAGTTGATTTGTTGGATAAAATGAATGTAACCTACAAACAAGGTGAATTTCTCACACACAAATCGCTTTTAGACTTTAAACGAATGGCGAAAGAAAAAGCTGTTTCTGCCAACACAATAGTTTTTAATAATCTCGTTAATACTATTGAAGAATGGAAAGAAAGTTGGGAAGTTCCCGCAGAAGACAGTTGGCACAGCCGATTCTTCTAA
- a CDS encoding (Fe-S)-binding protein: MAENLTVPTMAEMMAQGKQPEVLFWVGCAGSFDDRAKKITKAFVKILNRANVPFAVLGTEESCTGDPAKRAGNEFLFQMQAMMNIQVMNAYEVKKIVTACPHCFNTIKNEYPELGGLYEVMHHTQFLKSLLDDGRLSIEGGQFKGRRITFHDPCYLGRANNVYEAPRDLIQKLDVELVEMKRSRANGLCCGAGGAQMFKDAEPGNKEVNIERTEDALETKPDIIAAGCPFCNTMMTDGVKNKEKEASIKVMDVAELIANAQDL, from the coding sequence ATGGCAGAAAATCTAACAGTGCCAACCATGGCAGAAATGATGGCTCAAGGCAAACAACCCGAAGTTTTATTTTGGGTAGGTTGTGCAGGGAGTTTTGATGACAGAGCAAAAAAAATAACAAAAGCATTCGTCAAGATTTTAAATCGTGCCAATGTTCCTTTTGCGGTTTTGGGTACAGAAGAAAGTTGTACCGGAGATCCTGCCAAAAGAGCCGGAAACGAATTTTTGTTTCAAATGCAAGCCATGATGAACATTCAGGTGATGAATGCGTATGAAGTAAAAAAGATTGTAACTGCTTGTCCGCATTGCTTTAACACCATCAAAAATGAATATCCTGAACTGGGCGGATTGTATGAAGTAATGCATCACACCCAATTTCTAAAATCATTGTTAGATGATGGTCGGTTAAGTATTGAAGGCGGACAATTCAAAGGAAGAAGAATCACTTTTCACGATCCTTGTTATTTAGGAAGAGCCAATAATGTATATGAAGCTCCTAGAGATTTAATCCAAAAATTAGATGTTGAATTGGTTGAAATGAAACGTTCCCGTGCTAACGGTTTATGCTGTGGAGCAGGTGGAGCACAAATGTTTAAAGATGCCGAACCCGGAAATAAAGAAGTAAACATCGAACGAACCGAAGATGCTTTAGAAACAAAACCTGATATCATTGCAGCCGGTTGTCCGTTTTGTAATACGATGATGACCGATGGAGTTAAAAACAAAGAAAAAGAAGCATCAATAAAAGTTATGGATGTGGCAGAATTGATTGCAAATGCACAAGATTTATAA
- a CDS encoding LNS2 domain-containing protein produces MKAEDIEKKLQTVTENGQHLSPILPQGIKNYLIDIDGTICDDIPNEEPERMLTAEVYPDALITLNKWYDEGHIIFFFTSRTEAHREYTETWLKKHGFKYHGMVMGKPRGGNYHWIDNHLVKATRYRGKFTDLVEKEVTIQVFDDEHHE; encoded by the coding sequence ATGAAAGCGGAAGACATTGAAAAGAAGTTGCAAACCGTAACCGAAAACGGCCAACATCTAAGCCCAATTTTACCTCAAGGAATTAAGAATTATTTAATCGATATCGACGGAACAATCTGTGATGACATCCCAAATGAAGAACCGGAAAGAATGCTCACAGCCGAAGTATATCCTGATGCATTAATCACGTTGAACAAATGGTATGACGAAGGTCACATCATCTTCTTTTTTACATCAAGAACCGAAGCTCACAGAGAATATACCGAAACTTGGTTAAAAAAGCACGGCTTCAAATACCACGGAATGGTGATGGGAAAACCAAGAGGAGGAAACTATCATTGGATTGATAATCACTTAGTGAAAGCAACCCGATACAGAGGAAAATTTACCGATTTAGTTGAAAAAGAAGTTACGATTCAAGTTTTTGATGACGAACACCATGAATAA
- a CDS encoding (Fe-S)-binding protein has product MSYLDNILFAIILGLGFGYFAINVKKLIRNIKLGQDVNRTDNSAERWKNMAMIALGQSKMVKRPIAGILHIIVYVGFIIINLELLEIIIDGLFGTHRAFSFMGGFYNVLIASFEILAVLVIISVIAFWIRRNVIKIKRFVNSDMKAWPKSDANYILYFEIVLMSLFLIMNASDYWLQQMDVNHYDEAGSFPISQFIAPLFNGLSEGVVIIIERTAWWLHICGILVFLNYLYFSKHLHILLAFPNTYFANLNPQGKFDNLESVTNEVKLMLDPSADPFAAPANPDAAPAKFGASDVQDLDWVQLLNAYTCTECGRCTSACPANQTGKKLSPRKIMMDTRDRLEEVGKNIDLNKGVFVPDNKSLLNDYITPEELWACTSCNACVEECPVNISPLSIIMDMRRYLVMEQSAAPMSLNAMMTNIENNGAPWQYNQMDRLNWKDEN; this is encoded by the coding sequence ATGAGTTATTTAGATAATATATTGTTCGCTATAATTTTAGGTTTAGGTTTCGGCTATTTTGCGATAAACGTAAAAAAATTAATCCGAAATATTAAACTCGGGCAAGATGTAAATCGTACTGATAATTCGGCCGAACGTTGGAAAAACATGGCCATGATTGCTCTTGGTCAATCAAAAATGGTGAAACGACCAATTGCCGGAATTCTGCATATTATTGTCTATGTTGGGTTTATTATCATCAATTTAGAATTACTAGAAATCATCATCGATGGCCTTTTCGGAACACATCGTGCTTTTTCTTTTATGGGAGGATTTTATAATGTATTAATTGCTTCTTTCGAAATTCTAGCTGTTTTAGTTATTATTTCTGTGATTGCTTTTTGGATAAGAAGAAATGTTATCAAAATCAAACGGTTTGTAAATTCAGATATGAAAGCGTGGCCAAAAAGTGATGCCAATTATATTTTATATTTTGAGATTGTGTTGATGTCGTTGTTTTTGATAATGAATGCATCAGATTATTGGTTACAGCAGATGGACGTTAATCATTATGATGAAGCCGGAAGTTTCCCAATCAGTCAATTTATCGCACCTTTATTCAACGGTTTATCCGAAGGAGTTGTCATTATTATCGAACGAACCGCTTGGTGGTTGCACATTTGCGGAATTTTAGTGTTTCTAAATTATTTATATTTTTCTAAACATCTTCATATTTTGTTGGCTTTTCCAAACACGTATTTCGCCAATTTGAATCCGCAAGGAAAATTTGACAATTTAGAAAGCGTAACCAATGAAGTAAAATTGATGCTTGATCCATCCGCTGATCCGTTTGCAGCTCCTGCAAATCCTGATGCAGCACCAGCTAAATTTGGAGCAAGTGATGTGCAAGATTTAGATTGGGTTCAATTGCTAAATGCGTATACCTGTACAGAATGTGGTCGATGTACTTCAGCTTGTCCCGCTAATCAAACCGGAAAAAAATTGTCTCCTCGTAAAATTATGATGGATACCAGAGATCGCTTGGAAGAAGTTGGTAAAAATATCGATCTAAACAAAGGCGTTTTTGTTCCTGATAATAAGTCATTATTAAACGACTACATCACTCCCGAAGAACTGTGGGCGTGTACATCGTGTAATGCTTGTGTTGAAGAATGTCCGGTCAACATCAGTCCATTATCAATCATTATGGATATGAGAAGGTATTTAGTGATGGAACAAAGTGCTGCTCCAATGTCACTAAATGCAATGATGACAAACATAGAAAACAACGGTGCTCCTTGGCAATACAACCAAATGGATCGCTTGAACTGGAAAGACGAAAATTAA
- a CDS encoding MlaD family protein, whose amino-acid sequence MKLSREIKTAILVISAILLFIWGYSFLKGTDILSKHKTVFVLYDDVEGLMASAPVTINGLTIGKVKSINFLDDSGKLKVELQIDTDFKISKTSEARIYEPGLIGGKQVQIVPDLKNSNLVQDGDFLRGGVKPGLTDLVSERLTPLQEKIEKAMLSADGVLMNINDVLDDKAKKDLRNSFAELNKTLTSLSEASNSANEILTNNKGKLNNVVNNFEKVSKNFEKLSDSLAQTNLRQTVENLEKTLANVDKIIANLESGNGTMGKLLKDDKMYTNFTKASKELELLLEDLRLNPTRYINVSVFGKKNKPYVAPTEEDTTNTKN is encoded by the coding sequence TTGAAATTATCAAGAGAAATTAAAACAGCAATATTAGTTATATCGGCCATATTATTATTTATTTGGGGATATAGCTTTTTAAAAGGAACAGATATTTTATCCAAACATAAAACCGTTTTTGTGCTTTATGATGATGTTGAAGGTCTTATGGCTTCTGCTCCAGTGACGATAAACGGACTTACGATTGGTAAAGTGAAATCAATTAATTTTTTAGATGACTCAGGAAAATTAAAAGTTGAATTACAAATTGATACCGATTTTAAAATATCAAAAACAAGTGAAGCTAGAATATATGAGCCGGGATTAATTGGTGGAAAACAAGTTCAAATTGTTCCGGATTTAAAAAATAGTAACTTAGTGCAAGATGGAGATTTTCTAAGAGGTGGAGTAAAACCCGGTTTAACCGATTTAGTATCTGAACGATTGACACCTTTGCAGGAAAAGATTGAAAAAGCAATGCTAAGTGCCGATGGTGTTCTAATGAATATCAATGATGTTTTGGATGATAAAGCAAAAAAAGATTTAAGAAATAGTTTTGCAGAATTAAATAAAACGCTGACTTCGCTTAGTGAAGCTTCCAATTCTGCAAACGAAATTTTAACCAATAATAAAGGGAAACTTAATAATGTCGTAAATAACTTTGAAAAAGTTTCCAAGAATTTTGAAAAACTTTCTGATTCATTAGCACAAACTAATTTAAGGCAAACGGTTGAAAATTTAGAAAAAACATTAGCAAACGTCGATAAAATAATAGCCAATTTAGAATCCGGAAACGGAACAATGGGCAAGTTGTTAAAAGACGATAAAATGTACACCAACTTCACCAAAGCATCAAAAGAATTGGAACTTTTATTGGAAGATTTGCGTTTAAATCCAACCCGATACATTAATGTTTCTGTATTTGGAAAGAAAAATAAACCTTACGTAGCTCCAACGGAAGAAGACACAACAAATACCAAAAATTAA
- a CDS encoding N-acetylmuramoyl-L-alanine amidase family protein: protein MYTLNRFKFLGFFLILLSVSSIFAQSNSKFKVVLDAGHGGKDLGANYYGFIEKNIALAVALKVGKQLEKYPDIQVIYTRKTDVFVELIERARIANRANANMFLSIHCNAAPKGQAYGTETFVMGLTKNASNLEVAKKENAVITLESDYKMKYEGYDPKSPESVIGITLLQEEYLDQSITIATKIQNEYTNKLERKNRGVKQGPFLVLNQTAMPSILTELGFLSYKPEGAYLNSEKGQDELAKGIADAILSYKKEYYGGSAQMVEEKPEKTSAEIPVVQDAPKPKDEPKVVENKPVDVKGVVFKVQISASGKKLELLPKNFKGLDPTSFIEENGLYKYFYAQTSSYDDAKQNLAEAKSKGYDSAFIVAFKNGKKISIQEALKQ, encoded by the coding sequence ATGTATACTCTAAATAGATTCAAATTTCTAGGCTTTTTCCTGATTTTACTTTCTGTAAGTTCAATATTTGCTCAATCTAACAGCAAATTTAAAGTTGTGTTAGATGCTGGTCATGGCGGAAAAGACTTAGGTGCAAACTATTATGGCTTTATTGAAAAAAATATTGCCTTGGCTGTTGCATTAAAAGTTGGTAAGCAACTAGAGAAATATCCTGACATTCAAGTTATTTACACAAGAAAAACAGATGTTTTTGTTGAATTAATCGAACGTGCCAGAATTGCAAACCGTGCCAATGCCAATATGTTTTTATCCATTCACTGTAATGCCGCTCCAAAAGGTCAAGCCTATGGAACAGAAACCTTTGTGATGGGTTTAACTAAGAATGCTTCCAACCTTGAAGTGGCTAAAAAGGAAAATGCCGTAATTACCTTAGAGAGTGATTATAAGATGAAATACGAAGGATACGACCCGAAATCGCCGGAAAGTGTCATCGGAATTACACTTTTACAAGAAGAATATTTAGATCAAAGTATTACCATCGCTACAAAAATTCAGAATGAATATACTAATAAACTAGAAAGAAAAAATAGAGGAGTTAAGCAAGGTCCTTTCTTAGTTCTAAACCAAACGGCTATGCCAAGTATTCTAACCGAATTAGGTTTTCTTTCTTATAAACCCGAAGGAGCGTACTTGAACTCTGAAAAAGGTCAAGATGAATTAGCCAAAGGTATTGCCGATGCTATTTTATCCTACAAAAAAGAATATTATGGTGGTTCAGCACAAATGGTAGAAGAAAAACCAGAAAAAACAAGTGCAGAAATTCCGGTGGTTCAAGATGCTCCAAAACCAAAAGATGAACCAAAAGTTGTTGAAAACAAACCTGTAGATGTAAAAGGAGTTGTCTTTAAAGTTCAGATTTCGGCAAGCGGTAAAAAATTAGAATTATTACCAAAAAACTTTAAAGGTTTAGATCCAACATCGTTTATTGAAGAAAACGGTTTGTATAAATATTTTTACGCCCAAACTTCAAGTTATGATGATGCTAAGCAAAATCTTGCCGAAGCAAAAAGCAAAGGATACGATTCTGCTTTTATCGTTGCATTCAAAAACGGAAAAAAAATATCTATTCAGGAAGCTTTAAAACAATAA